From the Cryptomeria japonica chromosome 2, Sugi_1.0, whole genome shotgun sequence genome, one window contains:
- the LOC131054414 gene encoding riboflavin biosynthesis protein PYRR, chloroplastic, with amino-acid sequence MAMPFGIGASWTTVTDTDHMLRAAAIADKSAVTTAPHPNSGCVIARGPKIISEAFLRARGEKSAEIQAVEKARGLARGATAYLNLEPFADDAMRALLEAGLSRIVIGLENPVENLKGKALESFKSAGLNVQVLGTGSGADNRYIKEAVEACRNVNAPLLHTVAHGIPLSVLLTAEGGHMGAERLAELRCRCNGVVLWGNGALRVAYDLMVGQMRIGHLPVRIVVLKELDFVEDDSWLWDVSVCRTIVATCRGSRAEFRKRLGSRGVEVVELEELTPRALMEYCYRQLGFMSVLWECGGEFAASAILGGVIHEVLTLGGERKLISTFREAGDDVLLNARDHS; translated from the coding sequence ATGGCGATGCCATTTGGGATCGGCGCCTCTTGGACAACGGTCACAGACACAGATCACATGCTCAGAGCGGCAGCCATTGCAGACAAATCGGCAGTCACAACTGCACCGCACCCGAATTCCGGCTGCGTAATAGCACGGGGCCCTAAAATCATATCTGAAGCTTTTCTGCGCGCCCGAGGGGAAAAGAGCGCGGAAATACAGGCCGTGGAGAAGGCCCGAGGGTTAGCCAGGGGAGCAACGGCCTACTTGAATTTGGAGCCATTTGCAGACGACGCCATGAGAGCGTTGCTCGAGGCAGGGCTCTCGAGAATAGTGATAGGATTGGAAAATCCAGTGGAAAACCTAAAAGGAAAAGCCCTAGAGAGCTTCAAAAGCGCCGGATTGAATGTTCAGGTGCTGGGTACGGGATCCGGGGCGGATAATAGGTATATAAAAGAGGCCGTTGAAGCGTGCCGAAATGTGAACGCACCGTTGCTCCACACCGTTGCTCATGGGATCCCGTTGTCGGTGCTGCTGACGGCGGAGGGTGGTCACATGGGTGCGGAGCGGTTGGCAGAGTTGCGGTGTCGGTGTAATGGTGTTGTGCTTTGGGGGAACGGTGCGCTGCGGGTTGCGTATGACTTGATGGTGGGTCAAATGCGAATTGGGCACTTGCCTGTGCGGATCGTGGTTTTAAAGGAGTTGGATTTTGTGGAGGATGATTCGTGGCTATGGGACGTGTCTGTGTGTCGGACGATCGTTGCTACTTGTCGAGGCTCGCGAGCGGAGTTTCGGAAGAGGTTGGGCTCTAGAGGCGTGGAGGTGGTGGAGTTGGAGGAGCTCACCCCTAGAGCTCTCATGGAGTATTGTTATCGGCAACTTGGTTTTATGTCTGTGCTTTGGGAATGTGGTGGGGAGTTTGCTGCATCAGCAATTTTGGGTGGGGTGATTCATGAGGTTCTTACACTTGGGGGAGAAAGAAAGCTCATTTCAACATTTCGGGAGGCGGGG